AAGAAGATCGTCGACGGCACCATCAAGGTCAAGACCAGCTGACCTGACGGTTCCCGCCGGAACCCGGGCTCGACGAGGGGGCCTCGACAACCCCCTCGTCGAGCCATAACAATGTGTCAACTCTACGCGTGTAGCACGGAGTTGCCGCGCTAGCGTCACCGACGCCTGCCCTCCCCTACGCAGCCCCTTTTCCCCGAGGAGAGTGCGCCATCAACGCGTCCAGCCCTCCCGCTGCCGTCGAACTGCGCGGCATCACCAAGCGATTCCCCGGCGTCGTGGCCAACAAGGACATCGACATCACCGTCCGCACGGGCACCGTGCACGCCCTGTGCGGTGAGAACGGTGCCGGCAAGTCCACCCTGATGAAGATCCTCTACGGCATGCAGCAGCCGGACGAGGGCACCATCACGGTGAACGGCGAGACGGTCACCTTCCACACCCCCGCCGACGCCATCGCCCGTGGCATCGGCATGGTGCACCAGCACTTCATGCTCGCCGACAACCTCACGGTCCTGGAGAACGTCGTCCTGGGCGCGGAGAAGCTGTACGGCATCGGCGCCAAGGCCCGCGCGAAGATCAGGGAGATCTCCGACGCGTACAGCCTGAACGTACGGCCCGACGTCCTCCTTGAGGAGCTCGGCGTCGCCGACCGCCAGCGCGTGGAGATCCTCAAGGTCCTCTACCGCGGCGCCAAGACCCTGATCCTCGACGAGCCCACCGCCGTCCTCGTGCCGCAGGAGGTCGACGCCCTCTTCGACAACCTGCGCGAGCTCAAGGCCGAGGGCCTCACCGTCATCTTCATCTCGCACAAGCTCGGCGAGGTCCTGTCGGTGGCCGACGAGATCACCGTCATCCGCCGCGGCACCACCGTCGGCACGGTCGAACCCGCCGGCACCACCTCCAAGCAGCTCGCCGAGCTGATGGTCGGGAGCGAACTGCCCACCCCGGAGACCGAGGAGTCCACGGTCACCGGCGTCCCGCTGCTGAAGCTGGACGGTCTGCGCCTGGCCCAGACCGACCTCGACGGCATCGAGCGGATCATCCTCGACGACATCTCCTTCACCATCCACAAGGGCGAGGTCCTCGGGATCGCCGGCGTGGAGGGCAACGGCCAGTCCGAACTGGTCGAGGCCATCATGGGCATCCGCGACCCCGACTCCGGCACGGTCACCCTCGACGGCACCGACATCTCCCACATCCCCACCCGCCGCCGCCGCGAGGCCGGCGTCGGCTACATCCCCGAGGACCGCCACCGCCACGGCCTGCTCCTCGAAGCCCCGCTGTGGGAGAACCGCATCCTCGGCCATGTCACCGAGAAGCCCAACTCCCGCGGCCAGCTGCTCGACATCAAGGCCGCCCGCACCGACACCGAGCGCATCATCAAGGCGTACGACGTCCGCACCCCCGGCATCGACGTCACCGCCGCCTCCCTGTCCGGCGGCAACCAGCAGAAGCTGATCGTCGGCCGCGAGATGAGCCACGCGCCCAAGCTGCTCATCGCCGCCCACCCCACCCGCGGTGTGGACGTCGGCGCGCAGGCCGCGATCTGGGACCACATCCGCGAGGCCCGCCGTGAGGGCCTGGCCGTGCTGCTGATCTCCGCCGACCTGGACGAGCTCATCGGCCTGTCCGACACCCTGCGGGTGATGTACCGCGGCCGACTGGTCGCCGACGCCGACCCCGCCACCATCACCCCCGAGGAGCTGGGCTCCGCCATGACCGGTGCGGCCACCGGCCACCTGGAGCACGCAGAGGACTCCGCCGAGGACCACGAGGACGACGCCCGATGAACAAGCTGACCCAACGCATCGACAAGGAGCGGCTGCTCCTCGGCATCGCGGCCCCGCTGCTTGCGCTCGTCGCCGCGCTCGTCGTCACCACCCTGGTGATCCTCGCGACCGGCAAGAACCCGGGCGCCGCCTTCAGCGACATGCTGACCTACGGCTCCGCCAGCGACAGCCAGGTCTACATCCTCAACAAGGCGACGACGTACTACCTCGCGGGTGTCGCGGTGGCCATCGGCTTCCGCATGAACCTGTTCAACATCGGCGTCGACGGCCAGTACCGCATCGCCGCGTTCTTCGCCGCCGTCCTCGGCGGCGCGCTGACCACGCCCGGCTGGATCTCCATCCCGCTGATCATCCTGTGCGCCATGGGCACCGGCGCCGTATGGGCGGGCATCGCGGG
This portion of the Streptomyces canus genome encodes:
- a CDS encoding ABC transporter ATP-binding protein, with amino-acid sequence MANKDIDITVRTGTVHALCGENGAGKSTLMKILYGMQQPDEGTITVNGETVTFHTPADAIARGIGMVHQHFMLADNLTVLENVVLGAEKLYGIGAKARAKIREISDAYSLNVRPDVLLEELGVADRQRVEILKVLYRGAKTLILDEPTAVLVPQEVDALFDNLRELKAEGLTVIFISHKLGEVLSVADEITVIRRGTTVGTVEPAGTTSKQLAELMVGSELPTPETEESTVTGVPLLKLDGLRLAQTDLDGIERIILDDISFTIHKGEVLGIAGVEGNGQSELVEAIMGIRDPDSGTVTLDGTDISHIPTRRRREAGVGYIPEDRHRHGLLLEAPLWENRILGHVTEKPNSRGQLLDIKAARTDTERIIKAYDVRTPGIDVTAASLSGGNQQKLIVGREMSHAPKLLIAAHPTRGVDVGAQAAIWDHIREARREGLAVLLISADLDELIGLSDTLRVMYRGRLVADADPATITPEELGSAMTGAATGHLEHAEDSAEDHEDDAR